In Deltaproteobacteria bacterium, the sequence TACTTTTGACAAACGGATCTCAAACTCGGCAGTAATTGTCATCAAGCCCCTATCAAAAGCCCTGTCATGAAGCACATTGAGGCAAAGTCCATTACGGGGATTGACACGATTCTTTTCGTCAACCGACCAAGGCACGATATGACTTGCGTTAAGCAGATCGACAACGGGAAGACCCGTAATGCAACATTTAAAATCATACGCCGATAAAACAGCCTTTCGAAAAAATTGCTGATTCACGCGTGCTCGGACAATGGTTTCTCGTTCTTTACCTTCACGAGGTAAATCGTCCGTTTTAATATCAGTGACTTGTTCAATGGGTTTATGAAAAGCACCAGCCAAAAACCGCTCACTTTCAAAAGCTAATTTTTCCCAATTGTCATTAAACTCCTCCCAAATTTCTTCCTCGCCTTTGGAACCATGAGAAGCTCCTTTGATATTCCTCTTCTTTAACGAGGGATCGAGTCTTGCAAAGTTCGCCAACTTCCATGAAACCGCCGAAGGGGTCCTG encodes:
- a CDS encoding HNH endonuclease; protein product: MRNSKWTREELILAFNLYCKISFGSIHNRNPQIIELAKAIDRTPSAVSWKLANFARLDPSLKKRNIKGASHGSKGEEEIWEEFNDNWEKLAFESERFLAGAFHKPIEQVTDIKTDDLPREGKERETIVRARVNQQFFRKAVLSAYDFKCCITGLPVVDLLNASHIVPWSVDEKNRVNPRNGLCLNVLHDRAFDRGLMTITAEFEIRLSKVLLHDKSDKATRDFFLDYKGQKMNLPNRFVPDATFLKHHNDHIFIN